A genomic segment from Spinacia oleracea cultivar Varoflay chromosome 3, BTI_SOV_V1, whole genome shotgun sequence encodes:
- the LOC110786269 gene encoding protein NRT1/ PTR FAMILY 5.5 isoform X3 gives MKLCKQQTSIECLMAQVIMYGSYTMWLMMPYLTEVWDMSIVQAAAVINIFDGIVAILPLSFKIILDSLPNPIIADYWMLLWCGISSTIGLLLVTMSTPPVLSKAIGTCNEYESKCISHTQRSLFYVGLALLATGMATCLTSLRPYIFERAKMMNIKKPQHIWNIRQALVQNVPKETLLQQLVEAKSCVDPATLRNIAYSWPTEFWLYRCNGVFTVLLVVLVFWVMPWSFRLGIPVIILFLATLLFVSKPWYHVQGVLIISSSEPHGKTEKNSSTNTLKTKTIVKTLVCNFPIWSTFVICGLVSSVGNTYFIEQAGQMDAKLGQWEVPTAFFLLFYKLVNLFTTSLCQKSFNSKKSKWITIFAMGVSVLCCLIAALVENKRLEVVKSDNNNSVSLSMFLMVPQFFLLGVLDGAYNCCVFAFFQERSPKSVKKYLNSLMHFVLGLGILGNVVSVYVAGKVSSRGGRQSWFQHTLNKSRLDKYYWMLAVLSGINLGFYLLVALCYSKFIKKSESESQPESENEEDVEELEFKRLDWFDLLPLRQ, from the exons ATGAAGCTCTGCAAACAACAAACTTCCATTGAATGTT TAATGGCGCAAGTGATAATGTATGGATCATATACAATGTGGTTGATGATGCCATACTTAACGGAGGTGTGGGATATGAGCATCGTGCAAGCAGCTGCTGTTATCAACATTTTTGATGGAATAGTTGCCATTCTTCCACTGTCCTTCAAAATTATACTTGATTCACTTCCTAATCCTATCATTGCAGATTATTGGATGCTTTTGTGGTGCGGTATTTCTAGCACTATT GGTTTGTTGCTGGTAACAATGTCAACTCCCCCAGTACTTTCAAAAGCAATCGGTACATGTAATGAATACGAATCCAAATGCATAAGTCACACCCAAAGATCCCTTTTCTACGTCGGTCTAGCTCTCTTAGCCACAGGGATGGCTACTTGCCTCACATCACTAAGGCCATACATCTTCGAACGAGCGAAAATGATGAACATTAAGAAACCACAACATATATGGAACATAAGACAAGCACTTGTCCAAAACGTACCCAAAGAAACACTCTTACAACAACTTGTAGAAGCAAAATCATGTGTTGATCCAGCAACATTAAGGAATATAGCATATAGTTGGCCTACTGAGTTTTGGCTATATCGTTGCAACGGGGTGTTTACTGTTCTACTTGTAGTACTAGTCTTTTGGGTTATGCCTTGGTCTTTTAGGCTCGGAATTCCTGTCATAATCTTGTTTTTAGCCACTCTCTTGTTTGTTTCCAAGCCGTGGTACCATGTCCAAGGGGTGCTAATTATAAGTAGTAGCGAACCTCATGGAAAAACAGAGAAGAACTCATCAACAAATACCCTCAAAACTAAAACTATTGTAAAAACTCTGGTATGTAACTTTCCTATATGGTCTACCTTTGTGATTTGTGGGCTTGTCTCTTCAGTTGGAAACACCTATTTTATCGAGCAAGCTGGACAAATGGATGCAAAGCTCGGCCAATGGGAAGTCCCAACAGCCTTCTTTTTGTTATTCTACAAACTGGTAAACTTGTTCACGACTAGCCTATGTCAAAAATCTTTCAACTCGAAGAAATCTAAATGGATTACCATTTTTGCCATGGGGGTTTCCGTCTTATGCTGCTTAATTGCAGCATTAGTCGAGAATAAAAGGCTAGAGGTGGTGAAGTCCGACAACAACAACTCGGTTTCCTTAAGTATGTTTCTGATGGTACCACAGTTTTTCCTGTTGGGAGTCCTTGATGGAGCTTATAATTGTTGTGTGTTTGCGTTTTTCCAAGAAAGGTCTCCAAAGTCAGTAAAGAAGTACTTGAATAGCTTGATGCATTTTGTACTTGGACTAGGGATCCTTGGGAATGTGGTGTCAGTATATGTAGCAGGAAAAGTTAGCAGCAGAGGAGGAAGACAGAGTTGGTTTCAACACACACTTAACAAAAGTCGTCTTGACAAGTATTATTGGATGCTAGCAGTGTTGAGTGGAATCAATCTGGGTTTCTACTTGTTAGTAGCTTTATGTTACTCCAAGTTTATTAAGAAATCTGAGTCCGAGTCTCAGCCTGAGTCCGAAAATGAGGAGGATGTTGAAGAACTAGAGTTTAAGCGTTTGGATTGGTTTGATTTGTTGCCATTACgtcaataa
- the LOC110786269 gene encoding protein NRT1/ PTR FAMILY 5.5 isoform X1: MKLCKQQTSIECFRQSIRPSIKMLVTATVMAQVIMYGSYTMWLMMPYLTEVWDMSIVQAAAVINIFDGIVAILPLSFKIILDSLPNPIIADYWMLLWCGISSTIGLLLVTMSTPPVLSKAIGTCNEYESKCISHTQRSLFYVGLALLATGMATCLTSLRPYIFERAKMMNIKKPQHIWNIRQALVQNVPKETLLQQLVEAKSCVDPATLRNIAYSWPTEFWLYRCNGVFTVLLVVLVFWVMPWSFRLGIPVIILFLATLLFVSKPWYHVQGVLIISSSEPHGKTEKNSSTNTLKTKTIVKTLVCNFPIWSTFVICGLVSSVGNTYFIEQAGQMDAKLGQWEVPTAFFLLFYKLVNLFTTSLCQKSFNSKKSKWITIFAMGVSVLCCLIAALVENKRLEVVKSDNNNSVSLSMFLMVPQFFLLGVLDGAYNCCVFAFFQERSPKSVKKYLNSLMHFVLGLGILGNVVSVYVAGKVSSRGGRQSWFQHTLNKSRLDKYYWMLAVLSGINLGFYLLVALCYSKFIKKSESESQPESENEEDVEELEFKRLDWFDLLPLRQ; encoded by the exons ATGAAGCTCTGCAAACAACAAACTTCCATTGAATGTT TCAGGCAAAGTATTCGTCCATCTATCAAAATGTTGGTCACCGCAACAG TAATGGCGCAAGTGATAATGTATGGATCATATACAATGTGGTTGATGATGCCATACTTAACGGAGGTGTGGGATATGAGCATCGTGCAAGCAGCTGCTGTTATCAACATTTTTGATGGAATAGTTGCCATTCTTCCACTGTCCTTCAAAATTATACTTGATTCACTTCCTAATCCTATCATTGCAGATTATTGGATGCTTTTGTGGTGCGGTATTTCTAGCACTATT GGTTTGTTGCTGGTAACAATGTCAACTCCCCCAGTACTTTCAAAAGCAATCGGTACATGTAATGAATACGAATCCAAATGCATAAGTCACACCCAAAGATCCCTTTTCTACGTCGGTCTAGCTCTCTTAGCCACAGGGATGGCTACTTGCCTCACATCACTAAGGCCATACATCTTCGAACGAGCGAAAATGATGAACATTAAGAAACCACAACATATATGGAACATAAGACAAGCACTTGTCCAAAACGTACCCAAAGAAACACTCTTACAACAACTTGTAGAAGCAAAATCATGTGTTGATCCAGCAACATTAAGGAATATAGCATATAGTTGGCCTACTGAGTTTTGGCTATATCGTTGCAACGGGGTGTTTACTGTTCTACTTGTAGTACTAGTCTTTTGGGTTATGCCTTGGTCTTTTAGGCTCGGAATTCCTGTCATAATCTTGTTTTTAGCCACTCTCTTGTTTGTTTCCAAGCCGTGGTACCATGTCCAAGGGGTGCTAATTATAAGTAGTAGCGAACCTCATGGAAAAACAGAGAAGAACTCATCAACAAATACCCTCAAAACTAAAACTATTGTAAAAACTCTGGTATGTAACTTTCCTATATGGTCTACCTTTGTGATTTGTGGGCTTGTCTCTTCAGTTGGAAACACCTATTTTATCGAGCAAGCTGGACAAATGGATGCAAAGCTCGGCCAATGGGAAGTCCCAACAGCCTTCTTTTTGTTATTCTACAAACTGGTAAACTTGTTCACGACTAGCCTATGTCAAAAATCTTTCAACTCGAAGAAATCTAAATGGATTACCATTTTTGCCATGGGGGTTTCCGTCTTATGCTGCTTAATTGCAGCATTAGTCGAGAATAAAAGGCTAGAGGTGGTGAAGTCCGACAACAACAACTCGGTTTCCTTAAGTATGTTTCTGATGGTACCACAGTTTTTCCTGTTGGGAGTCCTTGATGGAGCTTATAATTGTTGTGTGTTTGCGTTTTTCCAAGAAAGGTCTCCAAAGTCAGTAAAGAAGTACTTGAATAGCTTGATGCATTTTGTACTTGGACTAGGGATCCTTGGGAATGTGGTGTCAGTATATGTAGCAGGAAAAGTTAGCAGCAGAGGAGGAAGACAGAGTTGGTTTCAACACACACTTAACAAAAGTCGTCTTGACAAGTATTATTGGATGCTAGCAGTGTTGAGTGGAATCAATCTGGGTTTCTACTTGTTAGTAGCTTTATGTTACTCCAAGTTTATTAAGAAATCTGAGTCCGAGTCTCAGCCTGAGTCCGAAAATGAGGAGGATGTTGAAGAACTAGAGTTTAAGCGTTTGGATTGGTTTGATTTGTTGCCATTACgtcaataa
- the LOC110786269 gene encoding protein NRT1/ PTR FAMILY 5.5 isoform X2 translates to MLQSIRPSIKMLVTATVMAQVIMYGSYTMWLMMPYLTEVWDMSIVQAAAVINIFDGIVAILPLSFKIILDSLPNPIIADYWMLLWCGISSTIGLLLVTMSTPPVLSKAIGTCNEYESKCISHTQRSLFYVGLALLATGMATCLTSLRPYIFERAKMMNIKKPQHIWNIRQALVQNVPKETLLQQLVEAKSCVDPATLRNIAYSWPTEFWLYRCNGVFTVLLVVLVFWVMPWSFRLGIPVIILFLATLLFVSKPWYHVQGVLIISSSEPHGKTEKNSSTNTLKTKTIVKTLVCNFPIWSTFVICGLVSSVGNTYFIEQAGQMDAKLGQWEVPTAFFLLFYKLVNLFTTSLCQKSFNSKKSKWITIFAMGVSVLCCLIAALVENKRLEVVKSDNNNSVSLSMFLMVPQFFLLGVLDGAYNCCVFAFFQERSPKSVKKYLNSLMHFVLGLGILGNVVSVYVAGKVSSRGGRQSWFQHTLNKSRLDKYYWMLAVLSGINLGFYLLVALCYSKFIKKSESESQPESENEEDVEELEFKRLDWFDLLPLRQ, encoded by the exons ATGTT GCAAAGTATTCGTCCATCTATCAAAATGTTGGTCACCGCAACAG TAATGGCGCAAGTGATAATGTATGGATCATATACAATGTGGTTGATGATGCCATACTTAACGGAGGTGTGGGATATGAGCATCGTGCAAGCAGCTGCTGTTATCAACATTTTTGATGGAATAGTTGCCATTCTTCCACTGTCCTTCAAAATTATACTTGATTCACTTCCTAATCCTATCATTGCAGATTATTGGATGCTTTTGTGGTGCGGTATTTCTAGCACTATT GGTTTGTTGCTGGTAACAATGTCAACTCCCCCAGTACTTTCAAAAGCAATCGGTACATGTAATGAATACGAATCCAAATGCATAAGTCACACCCAAAGATCCCTTTTCTACGTCGGTCTAGCTCTCTTAGCCACAGGGATGGCTACTTGCCTCACATCACTAAGGCCATACATCTTCGAACGAGCGAAAATGATGAACATTAAGAAACCACAACATATATGGAACATAAGACAAGCACTTGTCCAAAACGTACCCAAAGAAACACTCTTACAACAACTTGTAGAAGCAAAATCATGTGTTGATCCAGCAACATTAAGGAATATAGCATATAGTTGGCCTACTGAGTTTTGGCTATATCGTTGCAACGGGGTGTTTACTGTTCTACTTGTAGTACTAGTCTTTTGGGTTATGCCTTGGTCTTTTAGGCTCGGAATTCCTGTCATAATCTTGTTTTTAGCCACTCTCTTGTTTGTTTCCAAGCCGTGGTACCATGTCCAAGGGGTGCTAATTATAAGTAGTAGCGAACCTCATGGAAAAACAGAGAAGAACTCATCAACAAATACCCTCAAAACTAAAACTATTGTAAAAACTCTGGTATGTAACTTTCCTATATGGTCTACCTTTGTGATTTGTGGGCTTGTCTCTTCAGTTGGAAACACCTATTTTATCGAGCAAGCTGGACAAATGGATGCAAAGCTCGGCCAATGGGAAGTCCCAACAGCCTTCTTTTTGTTATTCTACAAACTGGTAAACTTGTTCACGACTAGCCTATGTCAAAAATCTTTCAACTCGAAGAAATCTAAATGGATTACCATTTTTGCCATGGGGGTTTCCGTCTTATGCTGCTTAATTGCAGCATTAGTCGAGAATAAAAGGCTAGAGGTGGTGAAGTCCGACAACAACAACTCGGTTTCCTTAAGTATGTTTCTGATGGTACCACAGTTTTTCCTGTTGGGAGTCCTTGATGGAGCTTATAATTGTTGTGTGTTTGCGTTTTTCCAAGAAAGGTCTCCAAAGTCAGTAAAGAAGTACTTGAATAGCTTGATGCATTTTGTACTTGGACTAGGGATCCTTGGGAATGTGGTGTCAGTATATGTAGCAGGAAAAGTTAGCAGCAGAGGAGGAAGACAGAGTTGGTTTCAACACACACTTAACAAAAGTCGTCTTGACAAGTATTATTGGATGCTAGCAGTGTTGAGTGGAATCAATCTGGGTTTCTACTTGTTAGTAGCTTTATGTTACTCCAAGTTTATTAAGAAATCTGAGTCCGAGTCTCAGCCTGAGTCCGAAAATGAGGAGGATGTTGAAGAACTAGAGTTTAAGCGTTTGGATTGGTTTGATTTGTTGCCATTACgtcaataa